The following proteins come from a genomic window of Plasmodium vivax chromosome 3, whole genome shotgun sequence:
- a CDS encoding variable surface protein Vir9-like (encoded by transcript PVX_000020A), translated as MLNFFMVFFSTIFFFHKQGSQECFRKVCSKVKNYLNYVKVNSESLDIPKCCKYLNYLLYDQAIYNLLSGYTTLSLYIELQKLYDEHNFDLVICNEHKEDVNYETYKKLNELITLYKDFDTYKASSDPKENNECKCVRKCANSYKTYIKKCEDGTQRNYCEALEEFRNTYNQHMQNGTNCNNVDIYLPSTKKVNIIVLITIPSIIILTFCFLLFILVLMHKCSKREEKKYEGKFK; from the exons atgctaaatttttttatggtttttttttctactatttttttcttccata AGCAGGGTAGCCAAGAATGTTTTAGGAAGGTGTGTTCAAAAGTTAAGAACTActtaaattatgtaaaagTAAATTCTGAATCCCTTGATATACcaaaatgttgtaaataCTTAAACTACTTGTTATATGACCAAgcaatttataatttacttTCTGGTTACACTACATTATCACTGTACATTGAACTTCAAAAATTGTATGATGAGCATAATTTCGATTTGGTAATATGTAATGAGCATAAAGAGGACGTTAATTATGAAACTTATAAAAAACTTAATGAACTAATTACACTATACAAGGATTTTGATACATATAAAGCATCAAGTGATCCAAAAGAGAATAATGAATGTAAATGTGTTcgaaaatgtgcaaattcatataaaacgTACATAAAGAAATGTGAAGATGGCACTCAACGAAATTATTGTGAAGCACTAGAAGAATTTAGAAATACATATAATCAACATATGCAAAATGGAACTAATTGTAACAATGTAGACATATACTTACCATCcacaaaaaaagttaacaTCATTGTTCTTATTACAATTCCgtctattattatattaaccttttgtttccttttatttattct TGTGCTCATGCATAAATgctcaaaaagggaagagaaaaaatatgaaggaaagtttaaataa